From one Dama dama isolate Ldn47 chromosome 4, ASM3311817v1, whole genome shotgun sequence genomic stretch:
- the LOC133054427 gene encoding protein NYNRIN-like: protein MLAGTTEEACSRATGDLLQTLGISGYRASAKKAQIARQEVTYLGYKIRQGQRWLTQAMKETILQIPEPKNPRQVREFLGTVGYCRLWIMGFAEKARPLYEGSKETPNWTWTEPMKQAFQTLRRALLEAPALALPNPNKPFQLFVDEKQGIGKGVLTQQWGPWKRPVAYLSKRLDPVAAGWPPCLRIIAATALLVRDADKLTYGQQLSVYTPHAVEGVLKQPPGKWISNARLTHYQALLLDAPWVRFQTPCFLNPATLLPNPEKDSPLHDCSEILAEALAARKDLTDVPLSNRELVWFTDGSSYVKDGQRKAGAAIVDDSGQTIWAETLPPNTSAQKAELIALTQALEQAKGKRVTIFTDSRYAFSTAHMQGPIYQERGFRTAEGKEVKNLPEIRRILEAVQLPQAVAIVHVPGHQKGEDPKARGNRAADAAAREAASRDYAALILAVGLPPPCLGTLPPVPEYSLPDLAWINKDTTLQKDDQDGWYRDQINNLILPATLGRHLCEHLHTTTHLGEKKTLTLLQTACLRFPRQNATVREIIQACKACQLMRAEKKQHSGTRYRAEKPGQHWEIDFTEVRPGKYGYRYLLVLVDTFSGWVEAFPTKGETAIVVAKKILEEIGPRYGLPVTMGSDNGPAFVSQIVQGLAQALGMKWKLHC from the coding sequence atgttggctggaaccacagaggaagcTTGCAGCCGTGCCACTGGGGACCTATTACAGACCCTAGGCATCTCGGGGTATCGCGCTAGcgcaaagaaggcacaaatagcccggcaagaggtcacctatttggggtataagatcaggcaggggcaaaggtggctaacccaggccatgaaagaaacaatattgcagataccagagcccaaaaacccccgccaggtgagagagtttctggggactgttggatattgcagactgtggattatggggtttgctgagaaggcccggcccttatatgagggaagtaaagagaccccaaactggacttggactgagccaatgaaacaggctttccagacactcagacgggccctactagaagccccagcccttgccctgcctaacccaaataagccattccagctgtttgtagatgaaaagcaaggaataggaaagggggtcttgactcaacaatggggaccatggaagcggccggtagcatacctttcgaagcgattagacccggtggccgctgggtggcccccttgccttcgcATCATTGCAGCTACAGCCCTCCTCGTCCGCGACGCTGacaagttgacgtatggacagcaactctcggtttacaccccccacgccgtagaaggggttttaaagcagccgccgggtaagtggatctccaatgcccgcttgacacactaccaggccttgctgctcgatgccccatgggtgcgttttcagaccccttgcttcctaAATCCGGCCACGCTCTTACCCAACCCAGAGAAGGACAGCCCTCTCCAcgattgcagtgagatactggctgaggccctggcggcacgaaaagacttaactgatgtacccctaaGCAACAGggagctagtatggttcaccgatgggagcagttatgtaaaagatgggcaaaggaaggcgggagccgccatagttgatgattcagggcagacgatatgggctgagacactacccccaaacacttctgcacaaaaagcagaattgattgccctaacacaggctctggagcaagccaaagggaagagagtcaccatttttactgacagccgatatgctttCAGCACTGCCCATATGCAAGGTCCCatataccaagaaaggggatttcggacagctgagggaaaagaggtcaaaaatctgCCTGAGATTCGCAGGATCTTGGAAGCTGTCCAACTACCCCAGGCAGTAGCTatagtacatgtccccggtcaccagaaaggagaagaccctAAGGCGCGGGGCAATCGTGCTGCTGATGCGGCCGCTCGAGAAGCGGCTAGCCGGGACTATGCTGCCCTcatattagccgtgggacttccacctccttgtttggggaccttgccaccagttcccgaatattccctccctgatctcgcctggatcaacaaggataccaccctccagaaagatgaccaagatggatggtaccgagaccaAATCAACAACCTGAtcttgcctgccaccctgggtcgtcacctgtgtgaacacctgcacacaactacacacttgggagaaaaaaagaccctaacacttctccagacggcctgcctgaggttccctcgacaaaatgccactgtacgagagataattcaagcctgcaaagcgtgccagctgatgagggcagagaagaagcagcactcgggaacgaggtaccgagcggaaaagccagggcaacattgggagatagatttcactgaggtaaggccaggcaagtacgggtaccgctatctgttggttctggtagataccttctcggggtgggtggaagctttccccactaagggagagacagcaatagtggttgctaaaaagatcttagaggagatagggcctaggtatgggctgccagtgactatgggctctgataatggacctgcctttgtgagccagattgtacaagggctggcccaagctctggggatgaaatggaagttacattgctaa
- the LOC133054425 gene encoding uncharacterized protein LOC133054425, whose translation MLAGTTEEACSRATGDLLQTLGISGYRASAKKAQIARQEVTYLGYKIRQGQRWLTQAMKETILQIPEPKNPRQVREFLGTVGYCRLWIMGFAEKAQPLYEGSKETPNWTWTEPMKQAFQTLRRALLEAPALALPNPNKPFQLFVDEKQGIGKGVLTQQWGPWKRPVAYLSKRLDPVAAGWPPCLRIIAATALLVRDADKLTYGQQLSVYTPHAVEGVLKQPPGKWISSARLTHYQALLLDAPWVRFQTPCFLNPATLLPNPEKDSPLHDCSEILAEALAARKDLTDVPLSNRELVWFTDGSSYVKDGQRKAGAAIVDDSGQTIWAETLPPNTSAQKAELIALTQALEQAKGKRVTIFTDSRYAFSTAHMQGPIYQERGFRTAEGKEVKNLPEIRRILEAVQLPQAVAIVHVPGHQKGEDPKARGNRAADAAAREAASRDYAALILAVGLPPPCMGTLPPVPEYSLPDLAWINKDTTLQKDDQDGWY comes from the coding sequence atgttggctggaaccacagaggaagcTTGCAGCCGTGCCACTGGGGACCTATTACAGACCCTAGGCATCTCGGGGTATCGCGCTAGcgcaaagaaggcacaaatagcccggcaagaggtcacctatttggggtataagatcaggcaggggcaaaggtggctaacccaggccatgaaagaaacaatattgcagataccagagcccaaaaacccccgccaggtgagagagtttctggggactgttggatattgcagactgtggattatggggtttgctgagaaggcccagcccttatatgagggaagtaaagagaccccaaactggacttggactgagccaatgaaacaggctttccagacactcagacgggccctactagaagccccagcccttgccctgcctaacccaaataagccattccagctgtttgtagatgaaaagcaaggaataggaaagggggtcttgactcaacaatggggaccatggaagcggccggtagcatacctttcgaagcgattagacccggtggccgctgggtggcccccttgccttcgcATCATTGCAGCTACAGCCCTCCTCGTCCGCGACGCTGacaagttgacgtatggacagcaactctcggtttacaccccccacgccgtagaaggggttttaaagcagccgccgggtaagtggatctccaGTGCCCGCTTGACACACTACCAGGCCTTGCTGCTCGATGCCCCATgggtgcgttttcagaccccttgcttcctaAATCCGGCCACGCTCTTACCCAACCCAGAGAAGGACAGCCCTCTCCAcgattgcagtgagatactggctgaggccctggcggcacgaaaagacttaactgatgtacccctaaGCAACAGggagctagtatggttcaccgatgggagcagttatgtaaaagatgggcaaaggaaggcgggagccgccatagttgatgattcagggcagacgatatgggctgagacactacccccaaacacttctgcacaaaaagcagaattgattgccctaacacaggctctggagcaagccaaagggaagagagtcaccatttttactgacagccgatatgctttCAGCACTGCCCATATGCAAGGTCCCatataccaagaaaggggatttcggacagctgagggaaaagaggtcaaaaatctgCCTGAGATTCGCAGGATCTTGGAAGCTGTCCAACTACCCCAGGCAGTAGCTatagtacatgtccccggtcaccagaaaggagaagaccctAAGGCGCGGGGCAATCGTGCTGCTGATGCGGCCGCTCGAGAAGCGGCTAGCCGGGACTATGCTGCCCTcatattagccgtgggacttccacctccttgtatggggaccttgccaccagttcccgaatattccctccctgatctcgcctggatcaacaaggataccaccctccagaaagatGACCAAGATGGATGGTACTGA